In Verrucomicrobiota bacterium, a single genomic region encodes these proteins:
- a CDS encoding IMP dehydrogenase, which yields MENATLSANLDELFYQPADRFFTSRSHVGLTFDDVTLATQYTEILPKDPHLDIRLADGLTLHIPVISSDMDTVTESRMAIAMALNGGLGLIHYNSSPREQLSEVTRVKNHVHGLIQDPITVSPEQSIGDVIEMITKRKFAFSTFPVVDGTDRLTGLLPGHVVKQRYAKRTVAEALTPRGQVHTIKQAELGADPIARADKFFTDHPGIHKLIVVDGQDRLKGLFTMSDIERISFERSAALKPARDSQFRLLCGAALAPVKQPDGSLDREKYLGQVGHLVDRGVDVVAVSTAHGHSVGVGEMVRAIRGAFPKLPIIAGNVTTAGGVDYLADAGANIIKVGQGPGSICTTRIVAGVGIPQLTALYVAARAAAEKKVAIVADGGITKSGDIVKALTLAQAVVCGGLFAGCPEAPGQIMEINGKVYKQYRGMGSVSAMKAGSAARYGHGAEISRKVAAEGVEALKEVSGSVDSVLAQLIGGIRSGMGYLGARTLEELRAKARYIQVTQAGQREAAPHDIIEVKTGNV from the coding sequence ATGGAAAACGCTACGCTTTCCGCCAATCTCGACGAACTCTTCTATCAGCCGGCCGACCGGTTCTTTACGAGCCGCTCTCACGTGGGGCTTACCTTCGACGACGTGACCCTGGCGACTCAGTATACCGAGATCTTGCCCAAAGACCCCCATCTCGATATCCGGCTTGCCGATGGGCTGACGCTTCACATTCCGGTGATTTCCTCGGACATGGACACCGTGACCGAGTCGCGCATGGCCATTGCGATGGCGTTGAATGGTGGATTAGGCCTGATCCATTACAACAGTTCACCGCGGGAACAACTTTCGGAGGTCACCCGGGTGAAGAATCACGTGCATGGATTGATCCAGGATCCCATTACGGTGAGTCCGGAACAGAGCATCGGCGATGTGATCGAGATGATCACCAAGCGGAAGTTCGCCTTCAGCACGTTTCCCGTCGTGGATGGAACGGACCGGCTGACGGGGCTCCTGCCCGGTCACGTCGTCAAGCAGCGTTACGCGAAGCGGACGGTGGCCGAGGCGCTGACCCCGCGAGGACAGGTCCACACCATCAAGCAAGCGGAGCTTGGCGCGGATCCGATCGCGCGTGCGGACAAGTTTTTCACCGATCATCCCGGCATTCACAAACTCATCGTGGTCGATGGTCAGGATCGTTTGAAGGGCTTGTTCACCATGAGCGACATTGAGCGCATCAGCTTCGAGCGCAGCGCCGCCTTGAAACCGGCGCGGGACTCCCAGTTTCGATTGTTATGCGGGGCCGCGCTCGCCCCGGTCAAGCAGCCGGACGGAAGCCTGGATCGGGAGAAATATCTTGGCCAGGTGGGGCATTTGGTGGACCGGGGTGTCGATGTGGTCGCGGTTTCCACCGCGCACGGTCATAGTGTGGGAGTCGGGGAAATGGTTCGGGCCATTCGGGGTGCATTCCCGAAGCTCCCGATCATTGCGGGCAACGTGACCACGGCTGGCGGCGTGGATTATCTCGCGGACGCCGGGGCGAACATCATCAAGGTGGGGCAGGGGCCGGGCTCCATTTGCACCACGCGCATCGTGGCGGGGGTGGGCATACCGCAGTTGACCGCACTTTATGTGGCGGCGCGGGCGGCGGCGGAGAAAAAAGTCGCCATCGTGGCCGACGGGGGGATCACGAAATCCGGCGACATCGTGAAGGCATTGACGCTGGCTCAGGCCGTGGTGTGTGGCGGGTTGTTCGCGGGATGTCCGGAGGCGCCGGGCCAGATCATGGAGATCAACGGCAAAGTCTATAAACAGTATCGCGGCATGGGCAGTGTTTCCGCGATGAAGGCGGGGAGCGCGGCGCGTTATGGTCACGGTGCGGAGATCTCGAGAAAAGTCGCGGCGGAAGGCGTGGAAGCGTTGAAGGAAGTCAGCGGATCAGTGGATTCGGTGCTGGCCCAACTCATTGGGGGGATTCGATCCGGCATGGGCTACTTGGGGGCGCGCACGTTGGAGGAACTTCGCGCGAAGGCGCGCTACATCCAAGTTACCCAGGCCGGCCAGCGGGAAGCGGCTCCTCACGACATCATCGAAGTCAAGACGGGGAACGTCTAA